The Lathyrus oleraceus cultivar Zhongwan6 chromosome 5, CAAS_Psat_ZW6_1.0, whole genome shotgun sequence genome includes the window cgagagataaacctcaattgctgatgctgttttggaacatcaccacgttagatcaactgaagagggagctggttcgatggttagacgggaaaataccagaaggggaaaaaatcagaagtattgagagacttgacagtatctttggttgggtgcgaatgaaaactgataaggatgctagggaaatgatgttcggtcgagacgacattaatttgattgttgtaatcagttagaattatttatgttttcagatgttttgtactgatgtttgttatgaaactcgttgtaacaagaacttaatgatatataatgattgattgttacagaaatacaatgttacaaaaagcttaagatctagatacaatgttacaaaaagcttaagatctagatgatgctcctagattgggacagttgtttttgttgtgtcctggttgacgacggatactacataatcttatcattttatctgtggaatccatctctgttctgatatgtgtgctgtttggccttcctttcttctttctatgcatctcttcattgtgccaaacaatatctccttcatatggaggccagtagtcctccattggtagtactgaaaagctttgactatatacattcatgatggtgttggcaTTGTACACGTCAGATAAATaggtgtaagcgtcttgacgagtataagcgcatgctgcaatgacatgggagcaaggtatgcggaaggcctgaaattttccacaatcgcaccaacttctgtgtagtctaacagcgtagaataaatttggtctccccttgttgttgcccattgtttcctggacgctgaaattttgtctatgacggtcaaacactgttacagcgtgtgtcgtagctttgatgctctcctctttcatgaccttcatgcaacactcactgaatacttgtccggacattaacactgcactcaatctttcacctctggttgcgaacatagaagccaacctataataggttgatcttaccaaggcggttatcggcagatttcgaattcctttgaaaaccccgttcatgcattccacaatgtttgttgtcatgtggccccatctacaaccaccgtcaaatgctcttgtccactgctctactggtatgttatttatccatctccccgcgtctttATTAGACAGTCgaatttcatcacgataatattgaaatgacggttgagttaaagcatacccagtATTCACCACCTTCTTACGAAGATTCTTATCTTGTATAGaacgcatgaagttttgtgcaatgtgtctgatatagtagacatgtgtagaaggaggatcatgtcatccgttgtcatggttgttgtaggcactctcaatggcagcatgtctatcagaaatcaaacatagattggcttgtggagcgacatgcgttctgagatgtcgaagaaagaaaccccatccaccagccgtttcaccttcaacaagagcaaaggcaatgggaaatagATTGTTGTTATCGTCTTGTGCAACCaccatgagcaaagtacccttgtattttccgtataaccaagtgccatcaatttgcaagagaggtttgcagaaagcaaaacctttgatgcacgagtcaaatgcccaaaagagacggtgaaatattctattacctgtagcacaggttccgtctggcatcattgctggcactgtctccataattgccacagttcctgggacataagtttttagtgcccataaaaaccgtggtaattccttgaatgaatcctcccagttgccgaaaacctgttcaacagcctttgtcctcgcaatccatgttttcttgtaagatggagtataattatatgttgttcggatatgggatataattatactcaccttcactgatgggtctttatttaccaatggcagaatgtcttgacatatcaaagttgtgctcaatttacggtgatcttgttcaacgttagttgcaacgcaactgtgcggtgggtctattgaagcgatctcccaagagtcatttttcttcttgtaagatgcagccaaacgaaacttacaaagcatgttacgaaATTCGATAACATgccttctagaatcagtgcgtttcactgtaaagtcagcaaagttgttcatgtggaattttttgattgccaagacatattcttctttggtacgaaacatgtctcccacctttaattcgcctactggtctcggatacggattatagaagacactgtcggatgtttcatcgtcgtgaagatccatatttgtcatatgtcgatgaggattgtaggcatgactaggaggtattggtggtggttgagcatcatcttcatcgtcgttgttcagcatgtgatcaacctgtatctcggtctcctcttcttcttcatcaacaacgtcgacttctacttctgcttctgggttgagttcatctgaccattgtgcatcatctgcagcatcttcaccagctgcatccttatcggttagttgagactgttgagacggtatacatagttgtagagtaatgtacaactcgatacaatccattcctgaatgttcatgactaagaaacatgttttcaacatcttcatcgtctcgtaccttaagggggaaaaacttgcattgaccattctaaaaaaatattggattttgatatgtgatctttgacacaatacctgatcctataaaggattgtattctttttttcaaatgcaaaaaggttACATTTCTCTTGACCGtgattctaatggtatcagtgtttcgaaaataaaaaccatgaagctcagactcaaaagtttcaccgttgcagtgaacgttgacactgtataatgatgaagatgacattttggagatgaaaactattttgcaagtgcagatgaatgtgagtgaagtgtcttggatgttgatagtaagacacttaaatagatggtatcagtgtctcacatgctagctagttctgagatgatgtgtcggacattgaagctactctgagataatgtgtcaagcatgcaagccagttctgagatgatgtgtctgtcatgcaagacagtgtgagttgatgtgtcaagcatgctagctagtcatgagatgatgtgtctgtcatgcaagacagtgtgagttgatgtgtcaaccatgcaagctatcaacaagtgactcttcagcatgcaggagacagGACAGCCACGTGTCTGACATGTAAGCTAGCTCTTagatgatgtgtcagtcatgcaagacagtctgagatgatgtgtcaaccatgcaagctatcaagaagctagtcagcagcatgcaggagacaagacagctACGTGTTAGACATGTAACAtagtcagagatgatgtgtcaatcatgcaagccatccacaagtgagttgttcagcatgcaggagacaagaatgccacgtgtcagacatgcagatggtgtcgccaaatggtttggcgcctccacttaatgcttgtacatggtcgccaattcaagtggcGACCCCATGCAgtcagacctcgaaaccaagcattcagaactagccttgcatgcatggccctatggtgtcgccaatttgaatggcgacccctctttaggattgtacatggtcgccaaaggagatggagacaccatgcaaacacaaatTTTTATGCTCTCttccatttgcctataaatacatccactccttcaacaattcttccacaccaacattctcactacttcctctacaatacttcttttacaatttcatcttcaacaacatcttccaatttcatctacaccaagtccccaacaatatgtctttactcacaatgggcgaagcacacagaggaacggttgcaaacattgcaacatatgtaagttttttcttttgttaactttttatctttcatcttcaccaaccccattttattttgaaataccaacttagtcaagtgttatattatttctattataggatgtatcaaggtttcgaactcgagtccacgaatttgtcccaatggacccgatgattcaaccttatgttgaactcgccggttttggtcatattagcaagattatgtcttggtctatagataacaagtttattctagccttatgcgaaagatggaggccagagacacacacattttggtttccaaccggtgagtgtaccgtgacgttggaagacgtctacatgcttttaggactacgaattgaaggcaatgctgttaatggtaagaccaactatgcaaattcaatttgcatggagcttttagaaactgatttgttagatgataatgctagaggtcaaggtatactactctcacgcctaaagtcatattataatagtttatatttagatgagcattccaccgaagatgctcgaataataaaaactaggtgttacattatgctgttattaggatcctttttatttcccgaaggtagtgaTTCTAGCATtcatattatgtacttacctctacttagacatgtagatagaataggtagttacagttggggatctgcttgtctagcctatctctatagttcgttgtgtaaaaattcccacaaagacacatctacattttctggatgtgctgtgttactacaagcatggggttggtcaagactaccgtctctagcaccggtcaataacaaccctttcacttttccatatgcaaaaaagtaagttgtttaaattgctatatctttacttacttccttaaagtttattacctcaaactaattttgtttaactttttggtgtagatggtcggcacgtggtatgagttacagcagatgtccgagacactgtattactcagtatcgcaacctgttggatcaccttcgaccgacagacgtaagcaaaataacttcattATTTCGTCATATTATGTTAGctttttctacattcattataatcctatcttctttaacatttcagttcatttggcgtccataccttaatctGGATCATGAGCATGAGGTCAACGCagaagacgcagccgtatggacagcatgcacaccgataatacggttcacaactgtggagatgcacaacaccgatcgtgtgaagctgcagttcggtatggtccagaatatcccagatcccccagctagtctaggagaatggcatatgcgtaaagtgaacgaccaatggaacttcaacccttggcaaaccttcgcaagatcagagtgtcgcaagtggaagcaccgtcatgaccatgtcttaactgacgcagtcatgccaaatgaggtaaaaccaagtcgtacttatatggcttggtacagatcggttggttttcaattcatcgccgatgatatgtacctctacgacccacgccaaacaagttacacacaagaaggatcaacatctaacccccaacaacattctcagcccggtttctcacaaccacctatccgtcaaactttccgttccacaaacacacaaacatacaaccaaaacatgccattcacccaaccccaataccaagaacataccccataccaccaccaacaaatggaccatcaacctcaGACCAAACATCGCTTCGCccccacaccatcaccctaccaaagtcgccttagccaaaacactaaccgcccctcctcctaccgtagccaagaagcccaaacatcacaaaaccaaaacatcccacaaccatatctcttccaaacacccccaacaacctttccaacctttcctagacgcatcattcacacccatgtctcccttcaaccgtctcggtcgcccatccatgagtcaaccacatcccaacttctctggcatgggtcatgagctcagtTACGCCActacaccatcattgaatactgaagactatgctgacttggctgaatacctcaacggatcttctcctgtaggaggtaatgacgctcctggcccctcagatgaacaaacatcggtgcagaatcgtcaacgtgggttagggccaagggttagggtagctaggggatgtgggaccggaggtcggttaggtgatcccggtcatcaccattaggattctttctgtaaactccaaattttattaatatcaagttgtattatatcaaatttatctttgtgtaaactccaaacattaggtttctttgtctaaactccattttggcaaaattcacatacacatgttttgactgaaaccctaattttgggtcaactacccaagaacctaacccactcattttttatgattttgaggtgggacaaagtacattggaaagtttgagatgtctacttaaattgttatgttggacaaaatttcataattcaaaaataaacacatgtcataatacaaaacattataggccacataacaattgaaatgtcaaagagtccaagttcaggtgctcatacctttctcaaaaaaaatgcaaatgatgcaaaattttattccaaattcattgtcttgaaaagatgtacaacttttatgttgaaggttttgtcatttgagggttttatcattcaaacagaagggcttgaagttggtcccttttggcaaaattcacatacacatgttttgacagaaaccctaattttgggtcaagttcgcaaggacctaactcactcatttttaattattttgaggtgggaccaactgcattgcaaaatttgagatgtctacttaaaatattatgttggacaaaatttcataattctaaaagaaacatatgggataatgcaaaacattataggtcagataataGTTGAAAAACTCAGTAGTCCAACTTCAACTAtccataactttctcataaaaaatccaaatgatgaaaaatttatgtccaaattcattgtcttgtAAATATCTACAATTTCTATGTTGGAGGTTTTGCCATTTGAGGCTTTGTTAaaggagtcgccaattgaattggcgcctcctcttaaaaattacacataggcgccaattggattggctagggacctgccctagccaatccaattggcgcctccctttaagttttaagaggagtcgccaatccaattggcgacacctcctaaaagtggggtagtttgggattttttttgaaacgtggggtattttgggaattttttcgaaaaactgggttatctcggtaaaaaaacctCGAATCTGCGACATTCTACTCGTTCATCTTTAAAATGTGAGTTTCAACTACTAGATTGTTTAACAAAAAATTAATAATATTTATATATTCATGAAAATAATATTGTGAATTTTATAAAATTCaaaattttacaaaaaaaaaactcttttaaaatagttttaaaaATGTAGGAAGgtttttctttttttaatatAGTATATTTTAGATTATAACATATGTTTGAGAAttgataaaaattaaaataataattactattttttttatTAGAATTCTTTATTACTAGTTTTTCTACATTCATCTCTTAATAAGCTACTTCATATAGGCAATAACTTTTTTACGAGGGCTAAATAAGAAAGTATAACACATTTTtaagtaaaaataaaaattctTTGTGTGGGGTTTAGCCCCTTATCTTTTTTTTTGAAATCTAAACCTTCTTATTCCATAATAAGAAAAATTATATTTGGGGCTTGAGACCCGGACTGCATGGTTTTGCAATGTTATAAACGAGAACCCTTTGCCTTTTGTTCTCTTTGAGTGTGACTGAACCTCACATCTTCAAACCCCACCATCATGTTTCTCATGGCTCTGCATGTCATGCCAACACAGGTATGAGGGAGGTCCTTGATTTTGTTCATCAATCTTCACCAACGTAAGGTTGTCTGACACAAAGACCATAGCTTCTGCCTTTAAAGCATCCCCATTTTTATTGCCTTTTCGTTGATTCCTCAATGATGAATCCTCCTTATGAATCTTTTGTAATCATTCCAAGCCCCGAGACACCGTCTTCAACGAGGCTAGCATCAGTGTTCACTTTCACCCATATATCTTGTGAAGTTATCATCATCTCATGTTTTTCTTCTCGTTATTTAGATCGTTATTCGTGTTTCTTCTAGCATTATTGTTTCTTGAATCATTTTTTTCTCAGGTTCAATCTTATAAGTGGCTTTTCGCTTTAGATTTTGAAGGTaagttgtaacaccccgatgaaataaggataattatttaatttaaattaatagtatatttattaatttaattaaataattggattattattattggattattattattattattggaataaaagttggaattagaaaaggtcccagTTGGTAAAAGAGAGCTTTCACGTGAATACAGaaaacgactctaaagtggaaaaagggcaaagagccagagaacaagggttgaagaaaggaaaagcttaaagctcagagatttgccggattaactcaggtaaggggggtttatcgtcgtttaatgagtattatgggataacatgtaatggatagtgataaaccattgatttgactctgattaaaaggatgtatgctgaaatttgtgaaatattggattaacgaaatttggattataattgaaggaaattcgtaggaattagatgtaataatgttagaatttgtgaaattgaatagggtatgaattGTGTTAGATGATATAAACGAATACCGTGTAAAATTGGACTATagaaggttggatctgaggaatctcgtagcagagaaaacccatagcagatttggaattctggtttctggtcatacgcgtatggcactaggcaatacgcgtatgagatggtctggtacgcgtatggcactaggcaatacgcgtatggatgaggaagatgatgttttgaacgtggttgggtctctgttggtacgcgtatggggaagtggtacgcgtagcatacgcgtatgagacaggtgatacgcgtatgggattggctgagaaatgggccatacgcgtatgggactaggcaatacgcatatgggcagaattgtgatttttctgagttgttgttgtgcagttttggtcgttgcagctgggtgatgtaatttagctgatgaatgatatagtagggatcatttcccgttgttttgagcagtataggtattagtagagtgtgctagtactgtgattgattatgtggcatgacatgatatgattatgtgataaatatgttgatgatgtatgatggtatgcataatgttgtgaatgtatctattatgtatgcaattgtgaatggactgtttatggcttagagtgtgagcatatgcccattgtggattgttgatgtttgcatgctagttgatttagcgtgcatattatggcctttatggtggtagctaattcccatggtgaggaattagtgagtgagttattgtggattgttgttgatgtctgcatgctaggtggttagcgtgcatatcatagcccttggggtggtagctaattcccatggtgaggaattagtgagtgagtcactaggtctcaaatgagtgggactagtgagcttggtagccgtatctggatttgatcggtgaggttgaactatatgttcacgaatagtcggtaccgcatgcatggagtctcattgcataatgtatgtatgtatggcgtataatatgaatggatgtattccaatattatacgtgttgttttggtgattgtgttgagtatgattttggagttgatattgccgttactgattgtgtgatctgattagggtgattgaatgtgttaacttacttaacattacatgataatttataatgcttattatatcgattgaggaactcacccttacaactatgtttcaggtaacgagcagtgattgagtagaagctagtccttggagtctagtgtagttccttagtgggtcatgctctagtagatgtaacatcgggacgggatgttttacttgtttttcattgatgattgttgaacaagtttacatgtaatgtgttacatgttttgcattgttgttagactttatccgctgcgaattatgcaaatgttttattttgattaaataaatgagcatgacaggatattttggaaaacggtgtgaagtgtcaagtgtgacacccttaaattgcatatctactctgatttatgttttgatgttttaatttatattggggtattttagaagggtgttacattagtggtatcagagcatagtcggtcgagtcgagtcgtaactattctgttcccctgtacgggataagtgttgtgtaaccctatcagtacttattgttttagcttgttggacTTTCAGAATAgaatggctggaagaggtagagacgatgctgcgattgctgaggctctgggtatgctagctggagtacttggagggaatccgaatgttgtgggattgggagctgctcgtcaactgagtgaattccagaagaataatcctccaatgttcaagggagcatacgatccagatggtgctcagaagtggttgaaggagattgagaggatcttccgaatgactgagtgtgccgataaccagaaggtcaggttcggtacgcatatgctgtcagaggaagcagatgattggtgggttgctacccgcactgagttggaagctgctggaagtgctgagatcacttgggcagtgttcagagagagattcctgaggaagtactttccagaggatgtgagaggaaagaaagagatagagttcttagaattgaagcagggcaaccggtctgttactgagtatgctgctaagttcacagagctttgaatgaggctactggggaattttcaaaat containing:
- the LOC127082750 gene encoding uncharacterized protein LOC127082750, which translates into the protein MSYSRCPRHCITQYRNLLDHLRPTDFIWRPYLNLDHEHEVNAEDAAVWTACTPIIRFTTVEMHNTDRVKLQFGMVQNIPDPPASLGEWHMRKVNDQWNFNPWQTFARSECRKWKHRHDHVLTDAVMPNEVKPSRTYMAWYRSVGFQFIADDMYLYDPRQTSYTQEGSTSNPQQHSQPGFSQPPIRQTFRSTNTQTYNQNMPFTQPQYQEHTPYHHQQMDHQPQTKHRFAPTPSPYQSRLSQNTNRPSSYRSQEAQTSQNQNIPQPYLFQTPPTTFPTFPRRIIHTHVSLQPSRSPIHESTTSQLLWHGS